The nucleotide sequence AGATTTGTGGGGAAGAATGTAAAAACATAGGGAAATTCAAGTTCTCACATGtgtgataaaaaaaattctccaccaaacccagggaaaaaagaaatttctttatttaaaactgccatttgttctgtgaaactacAAGTTTACAAGTGAGGAGATAACTGCCCCCCCCCAACAATCCCCTTTGCTCCCTGACCCCACCCCAGATCACCTATAGTGGGAGGAGTACTctcaccccaacacacacaccaaATCCTGAGGATGTTTGAAGGGTTTAgccaggaggggagaggggtggggataTGGGACATTTCTAATATTCCTTCCCTCCACACTTGGCCCCTgttgccctccctcctccccataacCCCTGATTTTGGGGTGAGAACAGAAACCTCAtttctggggaaactgagggagagacaACAAGTGTACCCTCCTCTTTAATATATTTGGCAATGAGCCCCCCAACCTCCCCCCTCAAGCtagaataacaataaaataaagaaaaaatgcaaaaacagaTATTAAGATGTGTTAGTCCctgggagagggggcagggatTTTACTTTTTCCTCCTTCAAAGTCACTAAATCCTCAGCTGTGTTAACCCACTCCCCAGTTACTTGCCCTGGGAAGGGATACATGGGAAGGTCATTTATCCCCTTTAGTCACCCTATTACCAAGCATCTGGGATAAAGAAGCAGACCGATTTGCACACGCAAATGAAAAGCCTCCAGTACTCAGCAAGGTCTGAAGGGTGGGTTTTATTCCCCTCTTTCAAGAGACTGTGCTGATCAGACTCCCTGATGGACCCATTTGGGGAGTGGGGTTGGCTGGATCCTCTTAGATTTGTTTGCCCATCCCTCCTACAACAGGACACTCCTGGCTATAACCCTAATATGGGAAAGGAAGAAACCCAAAGAGTCAATACATTTacccacacccctccccccagaaaaaaaaactaaattaaaaattaaaaacaaaacaaaacaaaaaaaccagatGAATcccaggttttctttttcttttttttttttaagaaaaaaaaaatccaaagcccAGTCAACATTTCTCTAAAGTAGCAGAAACTCCCTCCGAGGTAGATATCTGAGTCAGACACTCTTGTCCACCGAGCGATTCTATTGGTTTAAGATGAGCTGCATATGAGGTAATAAGAGCTGTCTTAGGGGGCAGGGGGCGGGGTGCACAGGGGGCATGGCCTGTGTCCTCTGTCCagaaattttgtccccatttttgGCGTCACTAGGAAGGCAGGGTGGCATCTCTGCCCAATTCTAGAGTGGataagtggggtggggtggagtggggagggcaaGAGAATAAGtcatgtcagagagagagagagagagagagagagagagagagaggaataagagaagaaaagaagcaggGTAGAGGGCAGGGATAAGGGGAAAACAGAGAAGGTCCCTTGGGAGAGCCTTCCCACCCTGTGGTTCGCACCCCCAGCACTAAGACGCCTTCTTCATGAGGAAAAACCCCATTTGCCCCTCTGCCTTGTGCTTCTCCTCCGGATGGGGTGTGAACACTGGATGTCTGGGGCCTCCCCAAGAGTCACCCCATGTGCCCCCACCCCTGAGACAGAGACTGGATCAGTTGGACGTGTCAGAGTGAACGCTCCCAGGTCCCTCTGTTGGGGATGTCACTGAAGATGGGGTCACTGCTTCTTGCCAGCCACCATTAGCCTAGGAAAGGAGAAGGACACACAGGATTGCAAGGGAGGAAGTTCCCATGTTTTGAGAAAGGGTGTGGAAGGAGAGTGTAGGGTACATCTCTCCGATCCTGGGGAGAGTAGGGGTGGTTCTATATACAGACTCACCCTCATTTCCCGGGGGCTGTACATCTGGCCTCCCCCAAGGCTATCCCCGTAGCCCCCAGTGCCCATTGAATGACGGAGCGATTCCACCTGAGAGAGGCAAaaggaggggtgaggggaagagggagctgCAAAAGAAAAGCTGCCAAAAGCCATTTTTCCAGAGGAAAAGGGAGACCAGGGCAAGAGAAGTGGTTCTTACACCCTCGAATTACAAGATGAAATGCATGTGGGCATGTTCTAGGATGTGGTGTGGGAGGAAGGTATTGAGGAGACTCATGGCCTTGTGCAACTGACCTGGGAGCTGGGGTAGGAGTCTCCATTGAGCCCAGGCATCCCTAGGAACATGTCTCCAGATCCTGAGAGGTTGAAGGAACCACCAGAGCCTATGAGGAAGCAGAAGAATGAAGAGGAAGATGGGAAACTCACAGATTTGGATTCCATTTCTTCTACCTAGGATCTCCCAAAGCACCACAGAACTGTTTCCTTAGTGGGTTTACTTCCATATGCAAAGGATTGGTGAAAAATATTGTCAATACAGAAAGGGAAGATTTCACTTTCTCATTCCCTCCAAACGGACCCTTCCCACAGACCTTCTCTGCTAGAAGAGAAGGCAAGGGATATGTTCTCTAAGATGGCTTGTACTATACGCTGTGATATGTTCCAAACCCTGTTTCATTTGGTCACCTTCACCCAGATAGGGTCCCTTTCTGCTATAACTTGGATCagacaggaaaaggaagcaaaTTCAGGGAGTGCAAACCAATGGAACAGGAATGATGGGAGGTCCAACCTGCAGAAGAGGGAGGTGTAGGGGAGCTGGCACGGCTATGCCCCCCTTGAGTGACAGACACAGCAGTTTTCACTGCGTAGATATTTGCTTCTTCCTGGAACTTCCCGATATTCTTCTTATATCTGATCCGCTTGTTGCCAAACCAGTTGGAGACCTTTGGGGtgcaagggagaggagaggagtaagAGGGAGAGTAGCATTTTCTGAAGCACCCCCCCAACTtggcttccctcctttcttccccccctccaagagTCAACAGACTTCCCCCCAGTTTATCCTTCTCTTGCcaactcttctcccttctctctctcctcaggaTACAGAAGCCTTTCATTCCACAGTACCTGACACCATTACCTGGGAGACAGTGATCCCACACTTCTTGgcgagctcttccttggcctcttCACTGGGATAAGGGTTACTCAGGTGGGAGTAGAAATACTCATTTAAGACCTCAGTGGCCTGTTTGCTGAAGTTACGGCGTTTTCTTCtgcagggaaagggagagggtttGTGAGAATGCTGGAGCCCCTAAGAGATGGATATGTGGTGATCGGGAGGGGTATGGTTGGTGGTGGTCAATAAAGGGGAGAGGGCTAGTAAAAGAGGCAtgggctggggcaggggggatCCTAGATTTCAAAATCCCTACCTGGCATCCAGAAACCGTGAGCGAAGGATCATGACGGCTTCACATGTGCTCTGCTTGAGCTGCATCTGAATGGCACTGAATTTTCGGTGGATGATGCCAACCATACGCTCCATCTCCTTGGGAGCAACAGGCCGGGTACGACTCTGCTCTCGAAGCAGGTTCATCACATGAGTGGTGAACTCATTACAGGCCTAGGTGGGTGACCAGGGGAACAGGTTGGTACACGGAGACCCCTACCACAGCCTCCCAATGCCCCTGTCCTTGACCTGGCCCAAGGGGCTTCTCTGTACCTGTTCATACTTCTCCAGCTCAGAATGGTAGATATGACGGATCTGGGCCAGTTTACTTCGATAGTCAGAGTGTTCAATGGAGTTGTCTGGAGACACTCCACCCCCGGAGGCTGCTGCTGCCGCAGCAGCGGCTGCagaccctcctcccttctctggt is from Trichosurus vulpecula isolate mTriVul1 chromosome 7, mTriVul1.pri, whole genome shotgun sequence and encodes:
- the PBX2 gene encoding pre-B-cell leukemia transcription factor 2, whose product is MDERLLGPPPPGGGRGGLGLVGGEPGGPGEPPGGGEPGGGAGGVPGGRGKQDIGDILQQIMTITDQSLDEAQAKKHALNCHRMKPALFSVLCEIKEKTGLSIRSSQEEEPVDPQLMRLDNMLLAEGVAGPEKGGGSAAAAAAAAASGGGVSPDNSIEHSDYRSKLAQIRHIYHSELEKYEQACNEFTTHVMNLLREQSRTRPVAPKEMERMVGIIHRKFSAIQMQLKQSTCEAVMILRSRFLDARRKRRNFSKQATEVLNEYFYSHLSNPYPSEEAKEELAKKCGITVSQVSNWFGNKRIRYKKNIGKFQEEANIYAVKTAVSVTQGGHSRASSPTPPSSAGSGGSFNLSGSGDMFLGMPGLNGDSYPSSQVESLRHSMGTGGYGDSLGGGQMYSPREMRANGGWQEAVTPSSVTSPTEGPGSVHSDTSN